The following nucleotide sequence is from Mytilus edulis chromosome 13, xbMytEdul2.2, whole genome shotgun sequence.
ACATAAAGTCTATTGAATAATAAGTGGAACGTGTACCATTATTACAAGTACTTCCATCAccatataaaagtaaaataagacAAAACTATTTTTAACAATTATATCAGAGTCTACTgtgacatataaaataaaatacaaacaaacggATACACATTACATGGTTTAAAAAGAGAATCAATATTAAAGAGCAAAGAGGAGGAAAATGTTATCcttgtttgcattttttttggACTAGGTTTGATATCTATTTCAGCGCAGACAACTTAttggtgccacatgtggggcatgatctgctcacccttccggagcacatgaaatCCCTtgaaatcacccccagtttttgttggggttcgtgttgcttagtctttcgttttctttgttgtgtcttgtgtactataatttgtatgtttatctttttatcatttagccatggcgttgtcagtttatttacgatctatcagtttgactgttcctctgttCATTTAACTAATTCTTTGAATATCAGATCACATAATCTTGTAAAACATacaaagttattttcatttacctgtgtataatatgacgtaatttttttcaaagttgatATTTTACTAAAATTGTTTAGCATTTCACAGCGGAATAATACTTTGAAATTAATACTATTCATCCcctatttttattaactttgtattAATATTGTATCATAGATCAGATTTCTTCGTTCAatgtatgttcatttgtgttactatgttttttgattgagttcagTCATTCTTATTGATATTTCATAGtgtgtatttctatgttgtgatgttacactattatttTAGATAAGGGAGAAGGTTATATATCatcaaaacgtttaatcccgctgcagttgtctgtacctgtcctaagtcaggaatctgatgttcagtagttgtcgtttgttgatgtggtttatgaGCATTTTCTCgtttctccttttttatataaataataccgttgatttttcccgtttaaatggtttgacactagtaattatttggggccctttatagcttgctgttcggtgtgacccGTATTGAAGACCATACATCgactttctatttctatttcgATATCAgttcataaaaaaattactttCGATATCAGCTCACACAACACATACGGTAGTCACAGGTGACAGACAACATTGTGACCAaagaaaaaaaccacaaaaactacTGGTTAAATTGCTGTGCTCCAGATGTCTTTACATTTCCAATAATAACACCTGCTCTAAACCAAACAAAAATGTGGAAGTCAGATAAAAACATTGATGACATTATAAAATTGCTATTCATGTAACAACATCTGTCCTTTGTTGTCGGCAATTAGCATGATTAGATTTCCACAATACCAAAAGAATATTCAATCCCATCaaacaaatttacaaaacaaCTTCAACAACAACCAAAATATCACAAAACGACCAAATGACAAGCAACACTTTACCCGGTTGGACCATGGTTCTTCGTAGTGGAAAACAGATGCTGCTAATGTAAGTGCATGACCGGTGATGTCAACTTCATCACTTGAAGCATAAGTCCAATGACTCCCTCGTAAtgaacaaccctctatcaaaataATCAGGATTATAAACACAAGCTTTGGAATAGCGTGTCCATTGGCAGATCCATATATGTTCAGCTGTGAGCTGGTATCAAATCTGCTGACGGATATATTGAATTTGATTCGGATTCTCTTAAGGAATTGAGACTCCATTTTCTAATAGTTTAGTTCATAGTTAGATTTAACCTTTATTCACATGATTATCTCAACATAATATCTCGGCAAAGGGTGATTGATGGAATAGTAAAAATAAGGTCATATGTTTACAAAATACGACAGCTGCATTTGCCTTTGGAAAGTTGGAgagatttctttttaaatatatcaaattaatgACATTTAGGAATCTTTTTAACGAagagatgttttattaatattgttgtcaaacttttgtttgtattttaatgCCGACATTGATTGGAGTCATTGGACTTATGCTTTAAGTGGAGAGGCTGACATCACCTGTCATGCACTTGGAACATTAGGCACGTGCTATGACATAAGGTATATTTAGGCAAACGAAAATGATTGTGTGACTATCGTATTTGTTTATCAAAACTATAACTTTGGGCAGAATCAAATCACTTTTCTACACATAAATCATACCATGGTTTTTATAATGCCGTAAATGTGTGTCTCTTGTAAGTACTGTGGATTCTGTCATTAACGTAGATACCAATTTTTTAATGGAATAATACAAAAACTGAATtcgttttatttaaatttgttgtttcCCCAATATGTGCGTACAAGcctttaaatttttttacttcgataaatatttacatttttgttttacttattcCCGGGAAatacacgaaaattggtatcccacgaataatgaTAATGTTATAATATATGTTATTATGTTAAAGTCTATTATAATCTATTTTGACTAAATTCAAATCCGCGTCCActctgtgtttgtttttattaaatgtatttctatttgtatccatctgatgaggtAAGCCTTTTTGAATGGAATTTTAATaatcgttcttatattgtacggttacaccactgtcccaggttatgggagagttgggatcccgctaacatgtctaaccccgcAACATTCTTTATGTAGATGCCAGACCccagtcagtagcctgtaattcagtcgttcggtgatgtgttacatatttgtttttcgttttattttttgtacatacattggCCGtcagttttcacgtttgaatcattttacatttgtcaattcggggccttttatagctcactgacgagtattggctttgcttattgttgaagtcAGTACGGTgatcttttttgttaattttgtgtcatttggtctctttcggaatgttgtttcattggtaatcatatcacatcttcttttttatattaaacattcaTGAGCAAATACATTGAAAATTCTGTTACGTCTTTTGATTTTAGAATAATACTGGCAGACGATCTGTCTCGCTGTCGTAATCACGAGGGCTGTTATAAGTACAGTAAGGGGAATTTGGTAACTATTGACAAAGACAACACATCACAATTGTTAACGAAATTGATGAGAACAATAAAGAATAACAACATTCACCAACAAATTCGCTCTGACTATTCGTTATAGTATCAGTTCCACATTTCGATTTACATAATGCTATTATGGTTCATTCTGTCGTCCTTAAGGCATTGAACAAAAATATCTTAGAACAGATTGATTTACAATGGCTTCATCCTTAGACCGCTGACTGTTTTAGACATTTTAAATAGATTAAATCAAAAAAATAGAGATAATCTAGTCGTCCCTGTGTCTATATAGACTTTTACTTAACTTCTTCATTCTCATCGAATTTCTTCTCATTGATATCTTGCATGTTTTCCTCGGTATGTTTAGGGTCAATTAGGGTAGATAACTCAGTTGCTGAAACCATTGTCATTACATTTGCAGTTTCCAGAGGATCTTTTGAGATGGTTTCGTCGCAAGCTTGATTGTCAACCATAACGGACAGTTTCTGTGCCGCTTCTGTCACAAGTTCAGTACCCGTTCCATTTGTGTGAGCATGCGTGCGATAATGCTTAAGTCCTCGTGTGCGCAAGATTCGAACAAGCGTTCTTCTAAACTCTCTGTTCATGGAGCAATAAAGCACAAAATTGATGGCATTGTTTACTAATGCCAGAATATCCATAACATCTCCAAGGGGGATGTACACATCCAAGAAAAACCCACTTTTAAATAAGCTTAGTACGATGAGGATTCCTTGGGGAAGTTCTGTAATTAGAAACAGGATCATAACAATTAACAGTAACACTGTCGTCCTTGACGTATGTAATGGTCGGGTCATGATGACTCCTAATTTTGTCATTCGTTTACGTCTAACTCTCACCTGCATGTCAAGAGTTCGCAGCAAAAGTCCTCCGAATACAATCATTAACAAACATGGCACAAACTTGGCAAACGCACTGTAGATGCACATGTTCACAAAATTAATCAGCGTAATATTTGGGGTTCCTATGTTAGTATCCTCGATTATATAAACGATTTCAGATGTGTTTGCTTTCAGTTCGAGGCTCGTTGACATGAAGTTCGGTATCATCAACAACACTGAACAAGCAATAATAACAAAAATGGCTATACGAGCCCGAATGATCCGACGAACATGAACAAGATTTCCCGTCTCTGATGATTGCAAATGCATGTATCGAAATATTGCAAGTGATACACCTAACCATATAGAAATGGTGTGAGTCAATGCCGAGAagtttatatgaaataaaagatattccatccatattttagtatttttctcGGCTGACAACTCATACGTTCCGTACTGTATATAAAAATGAACGACAAAAGGTACGTATGTCACCATAGTTAACATATCCGAAACAGCCATCCATGTTAGAATGAGGTTAATCGAAGTCTGCATGTGCTTCCGGGTCAGCAccgttatatttataatattagttGGAATTCCAAAGAAGCAAACAAGAAGACTAACATATCCATGACTTTTTCCATATGCGAGACTGAACGTGGTGAGAGCATCGTGATCGTTCAATTGGGATCCAGTCCAGATATCATAAGAAAACGTAGTGTTATTTAAAAACTCCATTTTTGCTGAATTAatctgaaattatatttaatatgtttagtgtatcataaaaaacaacaaaataagtggccacgttcacttgtatttttgtaaatCTGATGACTTAAccctttgtcatttgatttttatagttcgttcttatgttgtactgttatatcactgtctACAGtaaggagagggttgggatcctgctaacatgcttaacccagccacattatgtatgtttgtatgtgcctgtctcaagtcaggagcctttaattcagtggtcgtcgtctgtttatgtgttacatatttgtttttcgttattttttttatatacataaggccgttagatttctcgtttgaattgtttcacattgtcatttcggggccttcattgttgaaggacgaaCGGTaacctatttttgttaatttctgtgtcatttaagtGTAAAAGGTGAACATATTTCGAAAGACACATGACGAGAGACGAAAGATGAAGATTTCTCCAGAGAAATATGTCGTGCGGGGTTAGGTGGAGATTTGTTCCATAGACAGTTGATGTGTGAGGATATTGTAGAAATACTTGTAGTGCAATTACGCTCAATATGTCCAGAGAAACCTATTGATGGATCAAAGGTGGAGATTGTTCCAGGGACACATGTCGGGAACACGGATATCCGGATCATACATTTGTTATAATTACTGAACTATTAGACGTCTATCAAAATGTTTGACTCAAGGATTCTAAGAACTGATGTCCATATGTATTTCTTATTTTGTCGTTGCAAAATCTATTTGTTTGACACAGAGCTGTTGAGACGATAGAAATCTCATAGCTGCCACAACCTAAATTGAGTTGATCTTTACAAGACAACAATAAAACGGTGACCAGTCGATTCACTATATATTATCTATCTGGTTTCCTCAGTGAACGTAAGTAATTTGCTCTTTATTGCCGTTTTATGGGTTGCTTATTCAGTTATCTTCTACGTGGAACAAATTTTATTATTCTATTATATGAGCGCCAATCGCATTTGCTATTGTTTACGGCAACATACTTTATCAACTTAATAagaatgtatttttaaaaaacaatttgaaGTATAAATGGAACGGAATTATCTGGAGTCTGTAAAATTTACTAAGGAGCGAAATCGTAGATAGAAAGTAAAGTATTCTACATAAAATATACTCGTTCCAAAATTGATTAGTGTATTATAAGAAGATAAAAAAATAGGTTAACTTATTACATATTGAAATACTAATTATATTACTTCCGCTTCACATGATATGAAAAAAGTCATCTTATTTTAGGAATATTCGAAATCAAAGTGTGAAGCCTTCTGGAAAGTTTGTAAATATAATCAAGCCATTTTGAGTCGTACATAAGTGTTTTGATTGCATTCATTCAGTACAGGCACTAATAAGATAGAGTGAATACTGTCAAGAGAGTTCAAGATCGATTGTCAATTTAAtgtataatattcaagattacgAATGTCAATTTCTTGTATAATATTTCAAGATTACATTTCTAACGAACATATTGTAAAGATGATGATAGAGTATACTTCTGTTATGACCGGATAATGTCAAAAACCGTAAATTGTGATTGGAAATAAACTTTTCAATTAGATATCGGGACAAAACCAATACTTGTAAATATCCTTAGAGGCAATTTCCAAACTTCTATCTTTGTTTTCACTTAAAATGCTATTTCTTTTTTCCAATTTCCCGATATGTGATATTTACCGAAAGAGTTGAATAGTGTCCTTGAATGCCATAACAGAGATCAAAACACATATAAAGGTTGCTATAAGAGTCTTTAATGTgacatatttgaaacaaatatgtAGTGctagttttgtcgtctaaatagAGGGACCACTTCATAATGTTTAATTTTCCAAATGAAAACAAAGttctagtataaaaaaaaatcgaaaacatCTTACTCTTACTGAAATAGCGATAATTTAAAACTGCGTACTCTGTACAcgttacattttgttttattgaaaataaaccaCCAATAAAGACATGTTTAATGATACGATGTAAAAGGCATACAACAAAGTgttattttaatgtaaaaataatctTGTTACGGAAAGTTACATGACTTTATTTCACATTGCAACGAAATGATCATTAGATATGATCAACAGTGATTAACTTTTGGTTTTTCTAGGGTTAAATTTCAGTTTCCATATTCAATCTTATTTCTATGAACAGTGATCTTTATGATAGAGAACAAACAAGCTGATATTCTGTACTCTAATTGAAACAGGTAATATCCACCTCTAAGTAGGAAACTAAATGTTATGTCACCTTTTAAAGAGTAAGGTCAAATGAAATACAGTTTATtacgaaaatattttgattttctatttgaaacaataaaattacGAAAAACATGCATGCAAGATAACAAAAAATCCATAATCATTGCGATCAAACTTGCAGATATTCAGTTGCAAACACATTATCTGTAATATACGACTCATGAATCGATATATACGTTCAACACCTTTTATATTTCATCTGAATTCCTTCTTTAATGGAGCTTGCCCTCAACTTTAACAACATGACGCTCTAGGCAGGCAGACGTTTTACTATATATTTACTATTAATATTCATTACTTTCAATTTGTTTAGagggtatattttatatttaatggaACTTCTGTAGCAAACATGTATCCTCATACATatagatgttttttgtttttcgttcatttctttatataaatcaggccgttacttttctcgtttgaattgttttgcattgtcatttcggggccgttTAAAGttggctatgcggtatgggctttgctcattgttgaaggccgaatgGTGGcctataatttttaatttctatgtcatttaagTGTAGAAGAAGAACATTGTTCAAAAGACTCATGACGAGAGACGAAAGGTAAAGATTGCTCCAGAGAAATATATCGTGCGGGGTTAGGTGGAGATTGTCTTTGAGACAATTGTCATGCGAGGATAGGCGGAGATTGTTCCAGAGACAGTTGATGTGTGAGGATATTGTAGAAATACTTGTAGTGCAAAAACGCTCAATATGTTCAGAG
It contains:
- the LOC139501749 gene encoding G-protein coupled receptor dmsr-1-like → MEFLNNTTFSYDIWTGSQLNDHDALTTFSLAYGKSHGYVSLLVCFFGIPTNIINITVLTRKHMQTSINLILTWMAVSDMLTMVTYVPFVVHFYIQYGTYELSAEKNTKIWMEYLLFHINFSALTHTISIWLGVSLAIFRYMHLQSSETGNLVHVRRIIRARIAIFVIIACSVLLMIPNFMSTSLELKANTSEIVYIIEDTNIGTPNITLINFVNMCIYSAFAKFVPCLLMIVFGGLLLRTLDMQVRVRRKRMTKLGVIMTRPLHTSRTTVLLLIVMILFLITELPQGILIVLSLFKSGFFLDVYIPLGDVMDILALVNNAINFVLYCSMNREFRRTLVRILRTRGLKHYRTHAHTNGTGTELVTEAAQKLSVMVDNQACDETISKDPLETANVMTMVSATELSTLIDPKHTEENMQDINEKKFDENEEVK